A genomic stretch from Psilocybe cubensis strain MGC-MH-2018 chromosome 1, whole genome shotgun sequence includes:
- a CDS encoding Sphingolipid long chain base-responsive protein LSP1 yields MPVPGFLASFADKAQNAINATPLAAHIPASLQHRASSPDPATQPSANDAAAQGGAKSHTLESLQYQLRSFQQQYSTTTPVQKIITVEKGLAIDFDSVSRNSKAQSKELYTWGQSEAEDLKDVTDRLAYLNFVQGSLASSLSAKLDAARAPLKALRDAEASLQPRRNIRAGFQTQIARLEHEQQKGGDKRIAEVRDQLRKAELDDQPLEKEVELLKRKAVRESEQIKWDAIREYGEKLVLLSQAASPIIAVLPTIPPSPTLPYSGAQTTGAIRASLQRALDNYKTGHINLPAQTTASDLSRSDTRSFGESHAKELSRIHSDVPSVSHSPNKSTGSASQSSSPPPINPHALNQAPAPITSVSPPLAAPTSSDGPVAPLPTVAETGMPLSAGPEGPGPASGSLHDIKHASSDAGPRSGGLPGNESIVPPYGQHPVASPIPRHESAEEEKRRLAAAYSQAPGGTNSNPTNMPIPSVAPAQAPHQETAEEEKKRLEREERERLLHAGGSGPAVPPKDKGDDSDLPPYQEPGV; encoded by the exons ATGCCAGTCCCCGGTTTCCTTGCCTCCTTTGCAGACAAGGCTCAGAATGCCATAAATGCCACCCCCCTCGCCGCCCACATCCCAGCCAGTCTCCAGCATCGCGCATCTAGTCCAGATCCTGCCACCCAGCCCAGTGCAAACGATGCCGCAGCTCAGGGTGGAGCCAAATCGCACACTCTCGAGAGCCTCCAGTATCAGCTCAGATCTTTTCAGCAACAGTATTC CACCACAACCCCTGTCCAGAAGATCATCACAGTTGAAAAGGGTCTGGCTATCGATTTCGACAGTGTATCGCGCAATTCCAAGGCGCAAAGCAAAGAACTCTATACTTGGGGTCAATCGGAGGCCGAAGATCTCAAAGATG TAACTGACAGGCTTGCTTATCTCAACTTTGTCCAAGGTTCTCTCGCTAGCTCTCTGTCAGCTAAGCTTGATGCCGCTCGCGCCCCTTTGAAGGCTCTTCGAGACGCGGAAGCGAGTCTGCAACCCCGTAGAAACATACGCGCAGGCTTCCAGACTCAGATCGCTCGTTTAGAACACGAACAACAGAAAGGGGGCGACAAGCGAATCGCGGAGGTTCGCGACCAGCTACGCAAAGCCGAGTTGGACGATCAGCCACTAGAAAAAGAGGTCGAACTCTTAAAACGGAAGGCTGTCAGGGAAAGCGAACAAATCAAGTGGGATGCGATCAGAGAG TATGGAGAGAAACTTGTGCTCCTCTCTCAAGCAGCCTCCCCCATTATCGCCGTGTTACCAACGATTCCTCCCAGCCCCACTTTACCTTACAGTGGTGCCCAAACTACAGGTGCTATTCGCGCGTCTCTCCAACGTGCTTTGGACAACTACAAGACTGGACATATTAATCTTCCCGCTCAAACTACCGCATCGGATCTAAGCAGATCAGATACTCGCAGCTTTGGCGAAAGCCATGCAAAGGAACTATCCAGGATTCATTCTGATGTCCCTTCAGTGTCTCATTCACCGAACAAATCTACTGGTTCTGCGTCACAGTCAAGTTCACCCCCTCCAATCAATCCACATGCTCTTAACCAGGCTCCTGCTCCCATCACATCGGTTTCGCCTCCGTTAGCAGCACCAACCTCGTCTGACGGTCCCGTCGCGCCTCTTCCAACAGTAGCCGAAACCGGAATGCCGCTATCAGCTGGCCCCGAAGGTCCTGGACCTGCGAGTGGGTCTCTTCATGATATCAAGCATGCATCCTCAGATGCTGGCCCTCGGTCCGGTGGATTACCAGGGAACGAAAGCATCGTACCCCCTTACGGCCAGCATCCCGTCGCTTCACCGATTCCTAGGCATGAATCTgcggaagaagagaagagacgTCTTGCTGCTGCGTACTCCCAAGCACCAGGTGGCACGAATTCCAATCCAACGAACATGCCTATACCTTCAGTTGCGCCTGCGCAGGCACCTCACCAGGAAACCgcggaagaggaaaaaaagagactTGAACGCGAAGAACGGGAGCGTCTTCTTCATGCTGGAGGCTCTGGTCCAGCCGTCCCCCCTAAGGACAAAGGGGACGACAGCGACCTTCCTCCTTACCAAGAGCCGGGCGTTTGA
- a CDS encoding Serine/threonine-protein kinase rio2: MKLDATDLRYVTSDEFRVLTAVEMGSKNHEVVPLSLIVQISGLRNGGINKLVGSLAKRNLVSRVQNAKYDGYRLTYGGYDYLAMRALSKRDSMHSIGNQIGVGKESDIYIVADADGNEMILKLHRLGRVSFRAIKEKRDYMGKRKSASWLYMSRLAAQKEWEFMKILHQYDFPVPRPIDQARHTILMEFIDAYPLRQVSDVENPGKLYSQLMDIIVRFAQAGLIHGDYNEFNILIKRETGEPIVIDFPQMVSTSHENAEWYFNRDVECIRTFFKRRFRYESSLYPRFRKTVEETGSDNFRLDVMVEASGFGRKEMKILEDYMESVREEANDEESSGSEEEESEEEEENESDNARDETTRTTTLDEKQQSLSTEAVEASSIPLHDASSSKSLSVSVDPNTLKFDDLEISDLSDTRLSRSPPESRRDLPERPGSEDEDSEEEARHQGDIKSIVSSDISKKRAQQQRKYHSKRSVRSAGRSQGSKAKQSTKVKLGDYGGFWG; encoded by the exons ATGAAATTGGACGCTACAGACTTGCGTTATGTTACATCAGATGAATTCCGAGTCCTCACGGCT GTAGAAATGGGGTCCAAGAACCACGAGGTTGTACCATTATCTTTGATTGTGCAAATATCAGGTCTAAGGAATGGAGGAATCAACAAACTTGTTGGATCTCTCGCTAAACGCAACTTGGTCTCGAGGGTTCAAAATGCCAAAT ATGATGGTTATCGCCTGACGTATGGCGGCTACGACTATCTAGCCATGAGAGCGTTGTCGAAAAGGGACTCCATGCATTCGATAGGAAATCAAATTGGTGTTGGCAAGGAGTCAG ATATTTATATTGTCGCAGATGCAGACGGCAATGAAATGATTCTCAAGCTTCATCG ACTGGGACGTGTCTCTTTTCGTGCGatcaaagaaaagagagattATATGGGCAAAAGAAAGTCTGCGTCTTGGCTATACATGTCACGATTGGCTGCTCAAAAAGAATGGGAATTTATGAAG ATCCTCCACCAATACGACTTCCCTGTCCCTCGTCCTATTGACCAAGCTAGACATACTATTCTCATGGAATTTATTGATGCATATCCTCT ACGACAGGTATCAGATGTCGAAAACCCTGGAAAACTCTATTCACAGTTGATGGACATCATCGTCCGATTCGCTCAAGCTGGTCTTATCCATGGCGACTACAACGAATTCAATATTTTGATCAAGCGGGAGACTGGAGAGCCAATTGTTATTGATTTCCCTCAGATGGTCAGTACATCTCACGAAAATGCTGAATG GTACTTTAACCGGGATGTCGAATGCATTAGAACATTTTTCAAACGGCGGTTCCGTTACGAAAGTTCACTCTACCCTCGTTTCAGGAAGACTGTCGAAGAAACTGGCTCGGATAACTTCAGACTTGATGTTATGGTGGAGGCGAGTGGATTTGGGAGAAAAGAAATGAAGATTCTTGAAGAT TACATGGAATCAGTGAGAGAAGAAGCTAACGACGAAGAGAGCAGTGgatctgaagaagaagagtccgaagaagaagaggaaaatgaAAGCGACAACGCAAGGGATGAAACCACCAGGACGACCACACTTGACGAGAAACAGCAAAGTCTAAGTACTGAGGCTGTTGAGGCCTCATCTATCCCTCTCCATGACGCATCAAGCTCAAAATCACTTTCTGTGTCTGTTGATCCCAATACACTCAAATTTGACGATCTCGAGATATCAGACTTGTCAGACACGAGGTTGTCGCGATCCCCTCCAGAATCCAGACGAGACTTGCCTGAGCGACCAGGATCAGAAGACGAAGACTCTGAAGAGGAAGCCCGGCACCAAGGCGACATCAAATCAATAGTTTCATCGGATATCTCCAAAAAGAGGGCTCAACAACAACGCAAATACCACTCGAAGAGATCAGTACGCAGTGCAGGTCGCTCGCAAGGAAGCAAGGCGAAACAGAGCACGAAGGTTAAACTTGGAGACTACGGGGGATTCTGGGGCTAG
- a CDS encoding Eukaryotic translation initiation factor 3 subunit H has protein sequence MAATSMAAALAASLPAPSAVSAAPAPTYEAIPASMAKVIDIEADIPLTCVQLDGLVVTKIIKHAREAVGATAHGLLLGLDLDGILEVSNSFPLPHHAGEEDEKSAKASARHQASMLRSLKEVQADDSVIGFYQATTLGAFFNQTLVDTQAIHQEKLRHGGIVIVHDLSQTARGNASFRAYRLTAAFLDAYKKSNFSTSSLMSHRLTFSSILEEVPLKIRTNPLLSAFLGTLTETRAGALPSAAGGSTTGSALEPTFSVLDLGTGGVTRNLEQIVEAVDNYRTEEGNLSYLSRQIARERAKAENYVAKRKEENQARVAQGLAPLPEEDVSRLFKIPAEPSRLESLLLLGQIDAYGKSLAGSASTGLVKMYATHAGSEI, from the exons ATGGCTGCAACATCTATGGCGGCAGCGCTCGCTGCCTCGCTCCCCGCTCCCTCCGCCGTCTCAGCAGCCCCAGCGCCTACCTATGAGGCCATTCCTGCGTCCATGGCCAAGGTCATCGACATCGAGGCAGACATCCCTCTCACCTGCGTCCAGCTCGACGGActg GTCGTAACCAAAATCATTAAACATGCACGCGAAGCTGTTGGTGCTACGGCCCATGGTTTATTGTTAGGCCTCGATCTCGATGGTATTCTCGAGGTCTCCAACTCGTTCCCATTACCCCACCATGccggagaagaggatgaaaagTCTGCAAAAGCTAGTG CCCGTCATCAGGCATCTATGCTACGCTCTCTCAAGGAGGTCCAAGCTGATGACAGTGTGATTGGTTTCTATCAAGCAACCACACTCGGTGCATTCTTCAACCAGACATTGGTGGACACCCAGGCGATTCATCAAGAAAAACTTCGCCACGGAGGCATTGTTATCGTCCATG ATCTTTCACAAACCGCAAGAGGAAACGCCTCATTCCGAGCCTACCGGTTGACGGCAGCCTTTTTGGATGCGtacaaaaaatcaaactttAGCACATCAAG TTTGATGAGCCATCGCCTAACGTTTTCATCGATACTTGAAGAAGTGCCTCTCAAAATCCGAACGAACCCTCTACTGAGTGCATTCCTCGGAACGCTGACGGAGACCAGGGCAGGAGCCCTTCCAAGCGCCGCTGGAGGGAGCACAACAGGGTCGGCATTGGAACCGACATTCTCGGTACTTGATCTCGGAACAGGAGGAGTGACACGGAACCTGGAGCAAATCGTGGAAGCAGTAGACAACTATCGAACAGAGGAAGGCAATCTGTCGTATCTGAGCCGCCAAATTGCACGAGAACGCGCCAAGGCGGAGAACTATGTTGCGAAACGCAAAGAAGAGAACCAGGCCCGGGTCGCGCAAGGCCTGGCGCCGCTGCCTGAGGAGGATGTATCACGACTGTTCAAGATTCCGGCAGAACCGAGCCGCCTTGAgagcctgctgctgctgggacAAATTGACGCGTATGGAAAGAGCCTTGCAGGAAGTGCGAGCACGGGGCTGGTAAAGATGTACGCAACACACGCCGGTTCAGAGATATGA
- a CDS encoding Survival of motor neuron-related-splicing factor 30: protein MDRTDLETYQVQLSQVEVALSADPTNTELASLRDELKELIELSQAAIAQAEAAASSSKSESRKATSTPTHVWSAGDDCLAKYSGDGAWYPARITSVGGATENRVYSIVFKGYNSTELVKANEIKPLPPNYANTTAPSANKRKLSKAEEEERERKKKKNEKKLENKAAKAKEQMAKQATWQKFAKKSEKKGVHLPGVAGTSIFKTPDNPLGKVGVTGSGKGMTEVAGKTKHKFEARDDDGQ from the exons ATGGATAGAACAGATCTCGAGACGTACCAGGTTCAGCTATCTCAGGTTGAAGTAGCTCTCTCCGCCGACCCAACCAACACCGAACTTGCTTCTTTGCGCGATGAATTGAAGGAATTGATAGAGCTCTCGCAGGCTGCTATTGCTCAAGCGGAAGCAGCTGCGTCGTCTTCTAAATCGGAAAGCCGGAAGGCTACGTCTACGCCGACGCATGTATGGTCAGCCGGGGACGATTGTCTTGCAAAGTACTCGGGCGACGGTGCTTGGTACCCCGCCCGGATTACGTCTGTCGGTGGGGCGACCGAAAACCGCGTCTACAGCATCGTATTCAAAGGGTACAACTCAACCGAACTCGTGAAGGCTAACGAAATCAAGCCTCTACCACCAAATTATGCAAATACCACTGCGCCATCGGCGAACAAGCGTAAGCTGTCCaaggcagaggaggaggaaagagagcggaagaaaaagaaaaacgagAAAAAACTGGAGAACAAAgctgccaaagccaaagagCAGATGGCCAAACAGGCAACATGGCAAAAGTTTGCGAAGAAGTCAGAGAAGAAGGGTGTGCACCTCCCAGGTGTGGCAGGGACGAGCATCTTCAAGACACCGGACAACCCTCTCGGAAAAG TCGGTGTCACCGGGAGCGGAAAGGGTATGACAGAGGTGGCTGGGAAGACTAAACACAAGTTCGAGGCTCGGGACGACGACGGTCAATAG
- a CDS encoding N-alpha-acetyltransferase 40 yields the protein MLTSSPAVKSANKASTSTLARSVSASYDIPSLSPLLQVLHSSHLNQNQRDSVWRVFEDNMYSLYENSSFGWDPDSKRKELFDKLSRFILVYKEGSTELLAFVMFRFEFEVDEDVIYWQVASSAQGVSLGRRLIGELETLCRMYKMKKIMLTVLKANSRALEFYKAVGFTMDPTSPGYVDSDAEEESESGSEQEIVDYEILSKLILP from the exons ATGCTCACCTCTTCGCCAGCAGTTAAATCTGCCAACAAA GCTTCTACATCTACACTTGCTCGCTCAGTTAGCGCCTCATACGATATCCCATCTCT TTCTCCATTGCTCCAAGTTCTCCACTCGAGTCATCTTAACCAAAATCAGCGGGATTCGGTATGGAGGGTGTTTGAAGATAATATGTATTCATT ATACGAAAACTCCTCTTTTGGCTGGGATCCCGATTCGAAACGTAAAGAGCTATTCGACAAGCTTTCCCGTTTCATTCTTGTCTACAAGGAAGGCAGCACTGAGCTTCTGGCCTTCGTCATGTTTCGATTTGAGTTTGAGGTGGACGAAGATGTAATATACTGGCAA GTTGCATCCTCTGCTCAAGGAGTGAGCCTCGGTCGACGACTCATAGGCGAGCTAGAGACACTGTGCAGAATGTacaagatgaagaagatcatGCTTACTGTGTTGAAGG CAAATTCCAGAGCGTTGGAATTTTACAAAGCCGTGGG TTTTACTATGGATCCCACCTCACCTGGTTATGTGGACAGTGATGCAGAGGAAGAGTCAGAATCTGGGTCAGAGCAAGAAATTGTTGACTATGAGATATTGTCTAAATTGATCCTTCCTTGA
- a CDS encoding Peroxisomal membrane protein PER10 produces MSTPDRQELINNATQASPVTQRIQFLEAKGLSPQEIDLAMKQAAFAGSSRVQYANQYSPNPYAVAPLPRQRWDWRDYFLNEKQITAVVSGAVTYSAVTLFKKYLLPHLQPPTSTAYEEDRDALTAQFDAAEALLKEIQNETAAVRAAVEEQKDRIDQTTEDVKAVVVELRDGESKTRDEMREIREEVNNIREMLPKMIEKNKESQNQSLAELQQELKSLKALLLSRAPTSATSTPSSPLPLLGRPSIPAWQLATSPQPGGNETSVSTSASSSSTTPFASNTNGKGKEAE; encoded by the exons ATGTCTACCCCAGATCGTCAAGAACTTATCAACAATGCG ACCCAAGCATCGCCTGTAACCCAAAGAATACAGTTCTTGGAGGCAAAGGGGCTATCACCACAAGAAATTGACCTGGCCATGAAGCAGGCTGCTTTTGCAGGCTCGAGTCGTGTCCAATACGCAAACCAATACTCTCCCAATCCATATGCTGTTGCACCTTTGCCACGACAGCGTTGGGATTGGAGAGACTACTTC CTCAACGAGAAACAGATCACTGCTGTGGTTTCTGGAGCAGTGACATACAGCGCAGTGACATTATTTAAG AAGTACCTGCTGCCCCATCTCCAACCTCCAACCTCTACCGCTTATGAAGAAGACCGGGACGCGCTTACAGCTCAGTTCGATGCAGCGGAAGCCCTACTGAAAGAGATTCAAAACGAAACCGCGGCTGTTCGAGCTGCAGTTGAAGAACAAAAGGACCGGATTGATCAGACTACTGAAGATGTCAAGGCGGTTGTAGTGGAGTTAAGAGACGGTGAAAGCAAGACGCGTGACGAAATGCGCGAAATACGCGAAGAAGTCAATAACATCCGCGAGATGCTGCCCAAG ATGATAGAAAAGAATAAAGAGTCCCAGAATCAATCGCTGGCCGAACTGCAACAGGAGCTCAAGTCTCTGAAAGCTCTGCTGCTAAGTCGTGCGCCAACATCAGCCACAAGCACGCCTTCATCTCCATTGCCCTTGTTGGGAAGACCGTCAATACCAGCTTGGCAATTAGCTACTTCTCCTCAGCCCGGTGGAAATGAAACATCTGTATCGACatctgcctcttcctcttcaaccACTCCTTTTGCATCTAATACCAACGGCAAAGGCAAGGAGGCAGAGTAG
- a CDS encoding translation elongation factor Tu, with product MIPLTSCRAVSRALFSARSSLVSACVRQRMPSTVNTVSKRGYAEQFSRSKPHMNIGTIGHVDHGKTTLTAAITKVLAAQGGAKFTDYNQIDKAPEEKARGITINSSHVEYETANRHYGHIDCPGHADYIKNMITGAAQMDGAIIVVSATDGQMPQTREHLLLARQVGIKKLVVFINKVDQISDPEMLELVDMEMRELLTTYDFDGENTPIIMGSALAALEGRDDERGMNKILELTKACDEWLDQPARDLEKPFLMPIEDVFSISGRGTVATGRVERGVAAKGSDVEIIGFGSNLKTTLTGIEMFHKELDRAEAGDNMGALLRGIKREQIRRGQVLAVAGTIKAAKKFKAQLYILTKDEGGRYTPFMANYRPQCFIRTADITASLTFPEGTPDADEKMVMPGDNVEMVCNLVFDVALEVGTRFTLREANKTIGTGLVTEILEYA from the exons ATGATTCCGCTCACTTCGTGTAGAGCTGTTTCCCGTGCGCTATTCTCTGCACGCT CCTCACTTGTCTCCGCATGCGTTCGCCAACGCATGCCCTCGACTGTCAACACAG TCTCAAAAAGAGGATACGCTGAGCAATTCTCGCGAAGCAAGCCTCACATGAACATTGGAACCATTG GTCACGTCGACCACGGTAAAACCACCTTGACTGCTGCTATCACCAAGGTTCTTGCTGCCCAGGGAGGCGCCAAGTTCACCGACTACAACCAAATTGACAAGGCACCTGAAGAAAAGGCTCGTGGTATCACTATCAACTCGTCACACGTCGAATATGAAACTGCTAATCGCCACTATGGTCACATTGACTGCCCGGGACACGCTGATT ACATTAAAAACATGATCACCGGTGCCGCCCAAATGGACGGCGCCATTATTGTCGTATCTGCTACGGATGGTCAAATGCCCCAAACTCGTGAACATTTGCTCCTCGCTCGTCAAGTCGGTATCAAGAAACTTGTGGTTTTCATCAACAAGGTTGACCAAATCTCGGACCCTGAAATGCTGGAACTCGTGGACATGGAAATGCGTGAACTCTTGACTACCTATGATTTCGATGGCGAAAACACCCCCATCATTATGGGATCTGCTCTTGCAGCTCTCGAGGGACGCGATGATGAACGTGGCATGAACAAGATTCTTGAGCTCACCAAGGCCTGCGATGAATGGCTTGACCAACCTGCAC GTGACCTTGAGAAGCCTTTCTTGATGCCTATCGAAGATGTTTTCTCCATCTCTGGTCGTGGAACTGTTGCCACTGGACGC GTCGAGCGTGGTGTTGCTGCAAAGGGATCTGACGTTGAAATTATTGGATTTGGTTCTAACCTCAAGACAACTCTTACTGGCATTG AAATGTTCCACAAGGAACTCGACCGT GCCGAGGCTGGTGATAACATGGGTGCTTTACTCCGTGGTATCAAGCGTGAGCAAATCCGTCGTGGACAAGTCCTCGCTGTTGCTGGAACCATCAAGGCTGCTAAGAAGTTCAAGGCACAGCTCTAT ATCCTCACCAAGGATGAAG GTGGTCGCTACACTCCTTTCATGGCTAACTACAGGCCCCAGTGCTTCATCCGTACCGCCGATATCACTGCTTCCCTTACCTTCCCTGAAGGCACCCCTGATGCCGATGAGAAGATG GTAATGCCCGGTGACAACGTTGAGATGGTTTGCAACCTTGTCTTCGACGTTGCACTTGAAGTTGGTACCCG ATTCACCCTGCGTGAGGCTAACAAGACCA TCGGAACTGGCCTTGTCACCGAAATCCTCGAATACGCGTAA
- a CDS encoding Allergen Asp f 7, which translates to MSSKNVLVVLLSLFVAANALATPHAVRHSAHHRALAARVAVPEPLDVPALPLQKRQNNRRCKQRPSSSAAHASTSPLVVQVPSSSVAPPPVTTKAAPTTTPTPKKESTTPPPVQVPSTSKAPPPAKTTKAPAPVTGNLPSFLVGTQTGQGTFYSTGLGACGITNKDTDHIAAVSHLLFDSFPRLDPDQGKSVVVTLTDRCTGCAITDLDFSPSAFNQLADFAVGRISGMTWVWND; encoded by the exons ATGTCTTCAAAGaacgtcctcgtcgtcctcctctccctctttgTCGCCGCCAACGCCCTCGCCACCCCCCATGCCGTCCGCCATTCAGCCCACCACCGCGCACTCGCAGCCCGCGTCGCAGTCCCAGAGCCCCTAGACGTCCCCGCTCTTCCTCTCCAGAAGCGTCAGAACAACAGGCGGTGCAAGCAGCGTCCCTCGTCTTCCGCAGCCCATGCTTCCACGTCCCCCCTCGTCGTCCAGgtaccctcctcctccgtcgCCCCTCCTCCCGTGACAACCAAGGCCGCGCCGACCACAACTCCCACCCCGAAGAAGGAATCCACCACTCCCCCTCCCGTCCAGGTCCCGTCAACCTCCAAGGCCCCACCCCCAGCAAAGACCACCAAAGCCCCTGCCCCTGTCACTGGCAACCTCCCAAGTTTCCTGGTAGGCACTCAAACTGGGCAAGGAACTTTCTATTCCA CCGGTCTGGGCGCGTGTGGTATCACGAACAAGGATACCGACCATATCGCCGCAGTCTCCCATTTGCTTTTCGACAGTTTCCC CCGCCTTGATCCAGATCAAGGAAAGAGCGTCGTCGTCACTCTCACAGACAGATGCACAGGCTGCGCCATCACCGATCTTGACTTTTCGCCCTCTGCGTTCAACCAACTCGCAGACTTTGCTGTCGGTCGCATTTCCGGCATGACCTGGGTGTGGAACGACTAG
- a CDS encoding Zinc/cadmium resistance protein gives MPLSRSARIILLLIIDVCFFLVELVVGYAVGSLALVADSFHMLNDVMSLLVALYAIKLTNGNSPDSRYSYGWHRAEILAALINGVFLLALCFTISLEAIERFFSVPDISNPKLVVIVGSLGLASNIVGLFLFHEHGHSHSHAHTHSPARSETSSSAASVHSVENTIRGDTTPTKKQPIPVRGRSTSRSRPSHSHVHSPSDSFSSLYGHPAATRASLMQTANEIASARSPSPPRHSGSYTHRLSFDSSVVTSPIVPQATPVTPGATMGSPVEFSSEGTPLLHDPHEHSPEEHGHGGPHTHGHSHGSMNMRALVLHVIGDALGNVGVISTGLIIWLSTWSYKYYCDPVISLVITVIIFSSALPLVRSTSFILLQGVPPTVSLEEVKNSILNVDGVLSLHELHVWQLSESKLVASVHVLASRNHDFMPVAAKIRKVLHHLGIHSCTIQPEYYHPNTTIPDEHLKTNGETNCLILCPPDQFCDPAENACCPPPPPTTDV, from the exons ATGCCCTTGTCGCGTTCGGCCAGGATTATACTCCTGCTCATAATAGATGtctgtttctttcttgtcGAACTCGTTGTTG GTTACGCCGTTGGCTCCCTTGCTCTCGTAGCAGACAGCTTTCATATGCTCAA TGATGTTATGAGCTTGCTCGTTGCTCTCTATGCCATCAAG CTAACTAACGGAAACTCGCCCGATTCTCGTTATTCGTACGGTTGGCACAGAGCTGAAATCCTCGCGGCACTCATCAATGGTGTTTTCCTCCTGGCCCTCTGCTTTACCATTTCATTAGAGGCTATCGAAAGATTTTTCTCTGTACCCG ATATCTCCAATCCAAAGCTTGTCGTCATTGTAGGTTCATTGGGATTGGCATCGAATATCGTTGGATTGTTCCTGTTCCATG AACACGGTCATAGTCACTCGCATGCACATACACACTCCCCTGCAAGGTCCGAAACCTCTTCCAGTGCTGCCAGTGTCCACAGCGTGGAGAACACTATTAGAGGCGACACCACCCCTACAAAAAAACAACCAATCCCCGTACGCGGTCGCTCGACTTCCCGCTCGCGCCCTAGCCACAGTCATGTCCATTCCCCATCGgattccttctcttctctttaTGGTCATCCTGCCGCGACTCGCGCGTCTCTTATGCAAACTGCCAATGAAATCGCGTCGGCCCGATCACCCTCACCACCCCGCCATAGCGGCAGTTATACCCATCGCCTGTCTTTCGACTCTTCTGTGGTAACATCTCCCATTGTTCCCCAGGCCACCCCCGTTACCCCAGGAGCCACGATGGGCTCTCCGGTAGAGTTTTCAAGCGAGGGAACCCCACTTCTGCACGATCCACACGAACATTCCCCGGAAGAACACGGCCATGGTGGACCTCATACCCATGGACATTCTCATGGATCAATGAACATGCGAGCTTTGGTACTGCACGTCATCGGGGATGCATTGGGGAACGTCGGGGTCATTTCAACGGGCCTTATCATTTGGCTCTCCACCTGGTCGTACAAATATTACTGCGATCCCGTCATCAGTCTGGTGATCACCGTGATTATCTTCTCCAGTGCTCTTCCACTAG TTCGGAGCACATCGTTTATCTTGCTGCAAGGAGTTCCACCTACAGTTTCCCTGGAAGAAGTTAAAAATTCCATTCTGAACGTCGACGGCGTTCTGTCTCTCCATGAATTGCATGTTTGGCAACTGTCTGAAAGCAAGCTAGTTGCTTCTGTTCATGTTCTCGCTTCACGAAATCACGATTTCATGCCTGTCGCCGCAAAGATCAGAAAAGTCCTTCATCATCTTGGAATACACTCTTGTACTATACAACCCGAATACTATCATCCCAATACAACAATCCCGGACGAGCATCTCAAG ACAAACGGGGAAACCAACTGTCTTATCTTATGTCCACCTGACCAATTTTGCGACCCGGCAGAGAACGCTTGTTGTC CCCCTCCACCACCGACCACTGATGTCTAA
- a CDS encoding Glycine cleavage system H protein, mitochondrial, with amino-acid sequence MQSALRTMLRAKVPMRPYRPSALPTSQAFRAGVMHSRNLHIKKYTEEHEVVNYDDATGVGIVSITDHAQSVLGDVVFVELPPVGTSFSQGDQLGAVESVKAASDIYAPVSGTVEEINEELSGQPGLLNKSPEDKGWLVKMKLSDPSELDKLMTFEEYKSTYED; translated from the exons ATGCAATCCGCTCTGCGAACTATGCTCCGCGCCAAAGTGCCAATGAGGCCTTACAGGCCGAGTGCGTTGCCCACCTCTCAAGCTTTCCGTGCCGGAGTGATGCATTCCCGAAATCTCCACA TTAAAAAGTATACTGAGGAACATGAAGTCGTGAACTATGATGACGCGACAGGTGTTGGCATTGTGTCCATCACGGACCACGCTCAATCGGTTCTAGGGGATGTTGTGTTCGTTGAATTGCCTCCTGTTGGCACTTCATTTTCTCAAGGAG ACCAGCTTGGAGCCGTTGAAAGCGTAAAAGCCGCTTCAGATATC TACGCTCCCGTTTCCGGGACCGTCGAGGAAATCAATGAAGAACTCTCTGGCCAACCGGGACTCCTTAACAAGTCACCTGAAGATAAAG GATGGCTCGTCAAAATGAAACTCTCCGACCCATCTGAG CTGGACAAGCTGATGACCTTCGAAGAATACAAGTCGACCTACGAGGATTGA